From the Papaver somniferum cultivar HN1 chromosome 2, ASM357369v1, whole genome shotgun sequence genome, the window ATAAAATCAATACTTGATAGAACATTGACAAGTGCAAATTGGTTACTCCTCTTTCCAGATTCTCATATATTTCATCTACCTCAAATGTTCTGACCACTGTCCAATACTTCTCAATCTCTCAGTCAATACTTTGAAGAGGACACAAATCATGGAGTTTCTTTGAATGTTGTCTAAGAGATTATACATGTGCCCAAATTACTTCAGTTCGGGCCAATGAAGCAAGAGGTTATTCTTCTTTTATCTTGGAGAAAAAACTAAGTTATACAAGGAGATATCTAGCTTTATGGAACAAGACAACATTTGTGAATATTCATCACATAATAAAAGACTTGCAACAATAGATGGCCAACTTACAAGGTTCTTCCACAGATGGAAACAATACTCTTGAAGTAAAAAAATATGGAACAACAAATATAAGAGTGGCATACTAGAGAAAGTCAGTTCTAGAGACAAAAATCTGGTGAATGTCAAATCATTGACATGGATAATAACACAAAACAATTTCATATGATGGCTAATCATAGAATATCATGGAATAGAACTGATAATATTTGAAAGATATCAATGGAAATTGGTGTGTTAGAAGACATGATTTGGAGTTACTTCTTAATCAACACTTCATTCAAGTCAGTACAACAACCAATCCTACTGTAAGTGACATGCTAATAAATCTGGTCCCAGAATATATTACTAAGGAATATAATTTACTTCTTACATGAATACCATATACAGATGAGATATATAATGTGCTTAAATCTATGAAACCGTAGAAGACACCAGGTCCAAATGGTTTTCCACCAAGATTTTTTTCAAACTCAATGGGATATTGTTGGCAATAATGTGGTGGATATGGTTCGTAGATTCTTTAGAATAGGAAAACTCCTCAATAGTATGAACAAGACCAATCTTAAACTCATTCCCAAAGTAAAGCTTCCTCAAACTCCATCTGAGTATAAGTCAATTGCCTTATGTTATACAACCTATAAAATGATTACCATAATTCTAACTATAAGggtgaaaatttatatgaatagGATCATCTCTCCCATGCAGTATGCATATATTTTTGGAAGACAAATATCAGATATCATATTCCTTGCACAAGATATCACACACACAATGCAGAAGAAAAAAGGCAAAAGGGGCTATATGGATCTAAAACTGGACATGTCAAAGGCATTTGGCAGAGTTGAGTGGGTTTTCTTAAAAAGGATAATACAAAAGATGGGATTTCCAAACACTTGGTGTGATCTTATTGAAGAATGCATTAGCACATTTGAGATTAGTATGAAACTAAATGGACCTTTGTGTAAGTCTTACAAACCAAAAAGAGGTTTAAGTCAAGGTGACCCATTATCACTTTACCTTTTTCTTCTATCTATGGAGGTCTTCACAAGATCAATGGCTGATGCAGAAAATTCAAAGGAGATACAAGGGGTAAAAATATCCAGAGATGCTCCTCAAGTGACTCATATgttatttgcagatgattgcttgcTCTTTACAAGGGCAAATATCCACAATGTGAATAACTTATTAGATGTAATTCGGTACAAGCTTAGGGAAACAGGTCAATCTACAAAAATCTGCAGTTTATTACTCAAAATATTTTCATCCAAGACATTACATATTACTTTCAAGAAGGCTAAAAGTACAAAACATGAGCATGGAAGAAGTGTATATGGGTATTCAGTTTTTCCTAAACAGGAGGAAAGCATGTTCTTTTTCTATAATAGTTAGGAAAATggaaagatagaatggtaagctTGTTAATCAGTCAGGGAGGATCACTCCGGTAAATCATATTCTTAATGCAATGCCAGTTCACCAAATTAATGAGAATATATAAGTTGCCAGACAAAAATATTGAAGAACTAGAAAAGGTCCAAAGACAGTTCTGGTGGAACAAAGAATCTGAAAAGGGTATAATCATCACAGCTTGGAGGAATTTATGTAAGGACAAAGATCCTGGAAGATTGGGTTTTAGGGATATGAAGTGCTTTAATATAACTTTACAGGCAAGATCAACTTGGATAGCATGTAAGAAGGAGAGTCAATTATGGGAAAAAGCTTTAAAGGAAAAGCATTTTCCAGATTATTCACTTCTTCATGCACCAGAAAAGAATAACACTACTTTGGCATGGAAGAACATGTACAGTACTGTTGCTTTCACCAAAAGATTTAGCTTCTGGCAATTGGGGGATGTCAAAAGAATTTATATATGGATGGAAAAATGGGTTCTTAGGTATTGAAGATTTGATCATACCAGCTGCTGATACAACTCTAAACATACAAGACTACAATATGGTTTCTGATATCATAAACTCGGATACAAAAACTTGGAAAGTGGAGATAATTTATAGTCTGTTTCATAGAGATATAGCTGACATGATTATACAAGATAGAATTCCCCAACAATCAAAGGACAATTTGGTCCAGACTTTAACAAATAATGGTTTGTTCAGTGTCAAGTCTGCATACAACAAGATGGTGGAGTTAAAGCCCAATTCACAACAAGGTTATGGGATAGATGAAAAAATATGGCAAAGACTATAGGAATTAAAAACTGCAACAAAGATCAAGTTATTTCTGTGGAAGTGTCTCACTGATTATGTGTCTACCAGTGAAAGACTCAAGAGGAATATTTGAGTGGAGGTTCCCTATTGTCATTTTTGTCAACAAGATTTGGAGACAACTGAATATTTTACAATGTATTACTCCTTCAAAAGATCAGTTCTTACTTTTGTTCCAGGTGGTCTCAGATCTATGACTCAAGTCAATGGGTACAAAAATGGGTAATTAGATGGTTAAGTTCTCATGCTCCTGCTAATGAAACCTGGATTATACAAATATCCTATGCATTATAGGAAGTTTGGAAGGAGAGGTGTAAAAAAAATTTTGAGAAGACAAAACCAAACCCAATCTCCCGCATTAGCAAAGCTCAAAGTTTAGAATCAATCAAGACTGATAATTCTAGTATTAGACTAGCCATTCTATTAACCCTCTACCCAGAGATAGCAGATGGCTACCTCCTACTGTACCTTTTATTACTATTaactttgatgcttcttttaagttaTTATCTAATGATTGGGGTATAAGATTAATTATGAGGGATTTTGCAGGGACACACCAAAGGTCAAGTGCATCTACAGAAATGGATATCTGATGGCGGATGCGACAGAATGTATGGCTGCTGCTTTGGAGGTATTAAGATGGTCCGTGAGTGAACAACTGGAATGTATGATTCTAGAAAATGATTCATCTAACATAAATCAACTGAACTGATACAAGAGTATGATGGGGAAATGTGCCGATTCTGTCTGATTAaattttatcctgagaatattagGTTATGGAAAGTAAGGCATGTAATAAGAGAGTGCaactatgtagatgatattttaGCTAATTAAACACTCTAAGAAGTATAAGGTGAATGAATTAATATGAGGTTATAGCTCCTGATTTTTATTTGTAGTCAGTTAGAGGAAGATACGAGGGATATTCTCCCGATCTCACCTCCTTAATCAATAAAACCTCTCTTTGACTTTAAAAAAAAAGAGGTTAAAGGATACATTTAAATGGTGGGTGTTTGGAACGAATCCAATCACATGTGGTTCATACTACCTCCAAAATGCTACATTGAATACCCACCTTTTGAGATGTGCATTGAACCCTCTAACTGCACCATTGCCAAAtataaaccattttttttttaaatattagattttttttttggtttattttaatattacatattttcaattgttttttattttataagatagggagtattacattaactagttggaagcctaacaagctaagctccaacaacgtaatactacattaattgaacatgtt encodes:
- the LOC113352382 gene encoding uncharacterized protein LOC113352382, producing the protein MRIYKLPDKNIEELEKVQRQFWWNKESEKGIIITAWRNLCKDKDPGRLGFRDMKCFNITLQARSTWIACKKESQLWEKALKEKHFPDYSLLHAPEKNNTTLAWKNMYSTVAFTKRFSFWQLGDVKRIYIWMEKWVLRDTPKVKCIYRNGYLMADATECMAAALEVLRWSVSEQLECYGK